From Pigmentibacter ruber, a single genomic window includes:
- a CDS encoding orotidine 5'-phosphate decarboxylase / HUMPS family protein, with translation MNPINTKMCLGIDPNPTGKDFESFKDSVYKHMEILSFSCGKLNNYIIKPQLAYFLLHGSKGLLLLEELVAKFQKDYTIILDGKFNDISTTLKAYLDFAFVTLGVHGITISPFLGEKSIEIAVEQCVEHVGKKGRVYVLCATSENSHSDLSYIQDNWRNIVTSCKKVQENILANDPMYSQVTGVVIAANREEILFSQEFITSQLSALCPGIGAQGADWNVISKSKKISNEMIFPFSRAIFSGGNIEIEQMYENIVNINKYFQGS, from the coding sequence ATGAATCCGATTAATACAAAAATGTGTTTAGGAATAGATCCAAATCCTACTGGAAAAGATTTTGAATCCTTTAAAGATTCTGTCTATAAACATATGGAAATACTTAGTTTTAGCTGTGGAAAATTAAATAATTATATTATAAAACCACAACTTGCTTATTTTTTATTGCATGGTAGCAAAGGATTATTATTGCTGGAAGAATTAGTAGCTAAATTTCAGAAAGATTATACAATAATACTTGATGGAAAATTTAATGATATTTCCACTACTTTAAAAGCTTATTTAGACTTTGCTTTTGTAACCTTAGGTGTTCATGGAATAACTATCAGTCCTTTTTTAGGTGAAAAATCCATAGAAATTGCTGTTGAGCAGTGTGTTGAACACGTAGGTAAAAAAGGAAGAGTGTACGTTCTATGTGCTACAAGCGAAAATAGTCACTCTGATTTATCGTATATTCAAGATAATTGGAGAAATATAGTAACTTCTTGTAAAAAAGTCCAAGAAAATATTTTAGCAAATGATCCAATGTATTCGCAAGTAACAGGAGTAGTTATTGCTGCGAATAGAGAAGAAATTTTGTTTTCTCAAGAATTTATAACTAGTCAATTGAGTGCTTTGTGTCCAGGAATAGGAGCTCAAGGTGCGGATTGGAACGTTATTTCTAAAAGTAAAAAAATATCTAATGAAATGATTTTCCCATTCAGTAGAGCTATATTTTCTGGTGGTAATATTGAAATAGAACAAATGTATGAAAATATAGTCAATATTAATAAATATTTTCAAGGATCTTAA
- a CDS encoding 5-(carboxyamino)imidazole ribonucleotide synthase encodes MRTIGILGGGQLGGMLSEALYNYGAKIVFYDPDPLSPSFHKSANHYQGDWNDAAKLEDFFRQCDLVTYEFENVATDLLNYLIDKTKKPLFPAENVLKITQNRISEKSFLKQNNLPVCKFIACTNLAELTSNAKEFPFPFIIKTAFGGYDGKGQWVIQNQSELEKSLAEISLLGNSTFIIEEKIDIFSEASCIVARNKKNEIECLPIFDNIHKNQILYQTNLPSQLPTIVQKKLQDIAIEATEKLDVIGLLTTEFFISKQKNANTNQDFEVDEFQIYINEFAPRPHNSGHISRVACSINQYDLFARVLLDLPLHTPKLYPGYFCMGNLLGSTWIKQKQGKNLNLSCWKDHPNIVSLTLYGKESPTEQRKMGHFVCHADNIHDCNKFSENFRKDLNESD; translated from the coding sequence ATGAGAACCATAGGGATTTTAGGAGGAGGGCAATTAGGCGGTATGCTTTCCGAAGCATTATACAATTATGGTGCTAAAATTGTTTTTTATGACCCAGATCCCCTTTCTCCTTCGTTTCATAAATCTGCAAACCATTATCAAGGTGATTGGAATGATGCAGCTAAACTGGAAGATTTTTTTCGCCAATGTGATTTAGTGACCTATGAATTTGAAAATGTTGCGACAGACCTTCTGAATTATTTGATTGATAAAACAAAAAAACCATTATTTCCTGCTGAAAATGTTCTTAAAATCACACAAAATAGAATTTCTGAAAAATCCTTTTTAAAACAAAACAACTTGCCAGTTTGTAAATTTATTGCATGCACAAATTTAGCTGAGCTCACTTCAAATGCAAAGGAGTTTCCTTTTCCTTTTATTATTAAAACTGCTTTTGGTGGTTATGATGGAAAAGGCCAGTGGGTCATTCAAAATCAAAGTGAATTAGAAAAAAGTCTTGCCGAAATTTCCTTGTTGGGTAATTCAACTTTTATTATAGAAGAAAAAATTGATATATTTTCTGAAGCTAGTTGTATTGTTGCCCGCAATAAAAAAAATGAAATTGAATGCCTTCCTATATTTGATAATATTCATAAAAATCAAATATTGTATCAAACTAACCTTCCCTCTCAATTACCTACTATTGTGCAAAAAAAACTCCAAGATATTGCTATTGAAGCTACTGAAAAGTTAGATGTCATTGGGTTATTAACTACTGAGTTTTTTATTTCAAAGCAAAAAAATGCCAATACAAATCAGGATTTTGAAGTAGATGAATTTCAAATATATATAAATGAATTTGCACCTCGACCACATAATTCTGGACATATTTCTCGAGTTGCCTGTTCTATAAACCAGTATGATTTATTTGCGAGAGTATTATTAGACTTACCATTACATACACCTAAATTATATCCAGGATACTTTTGTATGGGTAACTTGTTAGGTTCTACTTGGATAAAACAAAAGCAAGGAAAAAACCTAAATTTAAGTTGCTGGAAAGATCATCCTAATATTGTTTCTTTAACTTTATATGGAAAAGAATCTCCAACTGAACAGAGAAAAATGGGACATTTTGTTTGTCATGCTGATAATATTCATGATTGTAATAAATTTTCTGAAAATTTTAGAAAGGATTTAAATGAATCCGATTAA